A genomic window from Helicobacter pylori includes:
- the ftsZ gene encoding cell division protein FtsZ: MVHQSEMENYNIGQADIEEVSDPAYKGAKIVVIGVGGGGSNMIKHLVEYGVHQDVTPIATNTDGQHLKNNPAPVKILLGKESTGGLGAGGIPDVGKKAAEESANEIREAIKDAKLVIVSTGLGGGTGTGATPTIVKIAKEVGALTIAIVTKPFKYEGSQKSKKAEEGLKELEQSSDSILVIPNDKVLLTMKKNASIKECYKEVDDVLVRAVSGISTIITKPGDINVDFSDLKSALGFKGFALMGIGEATGEESAKLAVENAIQSPLLDDASIDGAKSIIVFFEHHPDYPMHAYSQACESIQERANQDVDVKFGQHTSENIPLDHVRVTIIATGAERNNNGASLESIATPSQPVVKPTRKVGNGEYLRIPTEEELSTPTAIRIQRD, from the coding sequence ATGGTTCATCAATCAGAGATGGAAAATTATAATATCGGTCAAGCAGATATTGAAGAAGTAAGCGATCCAGCTTATAAAGGGGCTAAGATTGTCGTCATCGGTGTTGGAGGTGGGGGATCTAACATGATCAAACACTTGGTTGAATACGGCGTGCATCAAGATGTTACCCCCATTGCAACAAACACTGATGGCCAACACCTCAAAAACAATCCCGCTCCGGTTAAAATCCTTTTAGGCAAAGAATCTACTGGAGGTTTAGGCGCTGGAGGGATTCCTGATGTGGGTAAAAAAGCCGCTGAAGAAAGCGCTAATGAAATTAGAGAAGCGATCAAAGACGCCAAATTGGTCATTGTTTCTACAGGACTTGGAGGAGGGACTGGGACTGGAGCCACCCCTACCATTGTCAAAATTGCAAAAGAAGTGGGAGCGCTCACGATCGCTATCGTTACCAAGCCTTTCAAATACGAAGGGTCTCAAAAAAGCAAGAAAGCCGAAGAGGGATTGAAGGAATTGGAGCAATCTAGCGATTCTATTTTGGTTATCCCTAATGATAAAGTTCTTTTGACAATGAAAAAAAACGCCAGCATTAAAGAATGCTACAAGGAAGTTGATGATGTCTTAGTTAGGGCTGTGAGCGGTATTTCTACCATTATCACTAAACCTGGGGATATTAATGTTGATTTTTCCGATTTAAAAAGTGCTCTTGGCTTTAAAGGGTTTGCGCTAATGGGTATTGGTGAAGCCACTGGCGAAGAGTCTGCTAAATTAGCGGTGGAAAATGCGATCCAATCGCCTCTCCTTGATGACGCTTCTATTGATGGGGCTAAGAGTATTATTGTCTTTTTTGAGCACCACCCTGATTACCCTATGCATGCTTATTCTCAAGCTTGCGAGTCCATTCAAGAACGAGCCAATCAAGATGTTGATGTTAAGTTTGGTCAACACACTAGCGAAAATATCCCTCTTGATCATGTGCGTGTTACTATCATTGCAACCGGTGCTGAAAGAAACAACAATGGAGCGAGTTTAGAGTCTATCGCTACGCCTTCTCAACCTGTAGTGAAGCCAACAAGAAAAGTGGGTAATGGCGAGTATTTGAGAATCCCTACTGAAGAAGAGCTATCCACACCCACAGCCATAAGAATCCAACGAGATTAA